The Leopardus geoffroyi isolate Oge1 chromosome C1, O.geoffroyi_Oge1_pat1.0, whole genome shotgun sequence sequence gaatttcctctttttttaaaaaagctactatgaatacaaattaaaaggaaaacaaaatttatgtgCATATCCTAGAACCTGAGCAAAAAGTTACTACTATATATAGaatgcttataaataaataagatccaAATAAAAAAGGGCCAAAGTTATGAACAAACACAAGTAGAAATCCAGGTcgttaataaatatataaacaaagttTCAACTTCATTCAAATTTTCAACAAATCCAAATTAGAATAAGCTATCCTTTGCCTAAGAAATTGCAcaaagatagaagaaaaattatacatatctctctggaagacagtattgTAGTCTGTATAACTAATCTTAAATTATGGATATTTTTTTACCCTGTTTTTCCATAtccaggaatttatttttaaagagataatcacagatatataaaaagatgtttcTATTAACATCCATTGCAGCTTTGTACAGATGAaaccttgaacaatgcaggggttaggggcactgacccccacATAGttgaaaatctacatataacttttgattccccccaaatttaactactaatagcctactgatTAGAatcagaagccttactgataatgtAAATAGTcaattaatgaatattttgtatatgtattatatgctgtattcttacaataaagtgacatttttcttaagaaaatgttattaaggtgGCATCTGGCTACTCAGtaggtggaacatgcaactcttgatcttggggttgtggttcgagccccacactgggtgtagacattacttaaaaataaaatcttttttttaaaaaagaaaatgttattaaaaaaataacagaaaatacatttacagtatactgtatgtataggaaaaaacttGCTTATAAGTGGACCTTCACAGATTGAATGCATGTTGttgaagggtcaactgtatgtaatacaaaaatgaaatcaaatttagCATTCAGTTCATTCCAGTAGTCCAAAGAGGGGTGGGGTTCAGGGTAACAgctttaaagggaaaatatttttaaagttctgtctTGGTCAAAAAGTCTGCTTAATAAgccagtttttattttcagttaatatGTTAGGAGTAGGAGATTGTATGTATactaaataacatttatttaaaattatttataatccttttaaggtaagttttatttttaaatttctactgtGCTATTTAGCTGTATCTCATAACCCTGTCTTTTGATGGTTTTGGGGTTTAAACTGATTAAATGATTTGTTTAAAATTCTATCAGAAAGTAATGAcatatttgtagttttcatttctagtaTGTTAACCATGGGTCGGTCATATAACATCCCAATTTTCTCCACAATAAAAATGGGAAACTATTTTGTGGAAATAATGTtatgtaaatgtgtatttaaTGCTTGTTTCATCTTTCTTACCTTTCAGAATTACCATGAAATTATGACTCGTCATCCTGAGAATTATCAGTGGGAAAACTGGAGTCTAGAAAATGTGGCCAACATTTTAGCCCACCGGTTCCCCAATAGTTACATTTGGGTGATAAAGTGTTCTCGAATGCATTTGCACAAATTCAGCTGCTATGATAATTTTGTGAAAAGTAATATGTTTGGTGCTCCAGAACACAATACTGACTTTGGAGCTTTTAAGCACCTTTATATGTTATTAGTTAATGCTTTTAACTTAAGTCAGAACAGTTTGTTATCAAAGAAGAATGTGAAAGATTTGAATCAGGACTCCAAAGCATCTAATTGTAGATCCAGTTCTTCTCACACTACTAATGGTTgccagggagaaaaagagaggacctGTGAAAAGTTTGATGAGTCCGCCATGAGTTTTTATCCACCATCACTAAATGGTGCTTCTTTTACTTTGATCGGATTCAGTAAAGGTTGTGTTGTTTTGAATCAATTGCTTTTTGAATTAAAAGAAGCCAAGAAAGACAAGAACATAGATGCTTTTATCAAAAGCATAAGAACAATGTACTGGCTGGATGGTGGTCATTCCGGAGGAAGCAATACTTGGGTTACTTATCCAGAAGTCTTGAAAGAATTTGCACAAACAGGAATTATTGTTCATACCCATGTAACACCTTACCAAGTATGTGATCCAATGAGATCTTGGATTGGAAAGGAGCACAAGAAATTTGTTCAAATACTTGGAGATTTTGGTATGCAGGTGACTAGCCAAATTCATTTTGCAAAGGAAGCTCCTTCCATAGAGAATCACTTCAGGGTTCATGAAGTATTTTGAGACTACAAGAACATTAATGTCCTTGTTCAGTGGAAGAGCAGAAGCACTTTGAGTGTTATAAATTCAGGTAGTGAGATCTAATTCATAGATGCACTGTCAGTTttttgggggcgggaggggcggggggaggaagcaCACATTCCTAAAGAGTGTAATGTGCAATAGTATTCCTTGCTCGTGAATGTGAACAGTTTTTAATTTGGATTGGGTTAGAATTAGttcatttgaaaagtaaaagGTGATTTGTGATAACCTTACAAGGAGATACAAGACCCTTAGGAATGAAAGTTATGATATAGTCCTTCTAAAAGGTAATGAAAATTGTTATTGTTGGAAACAGTTTATTTTCTGAGTACTAATGTTTGGAACTAATTTTGGTGACACTAACGGTAATTAGCTATTTTGGCACTCAAAACtcccatttttcttcaaataaagcaAAGGCACACTGATGTTTTCCATAATTCTGGAATAACTATATCCTGCCTCTTATGTTTTATAAACTCATAGTCATCCTTTAATGTGCCaccaagtgttttttttcttgaaagtcaaaatgtatttgtttccaCATTTCCAAAAACATGTAGTAATGTacagttggtttttaaaaacattacactTAAGCACTGTGGCTTTTAGATAAGACATTTTGGACTTGACTCTTGGCCAAAAACCAGTTCTTTggcaaaattgttttaattagaaCATAATTAGGTATACTGCGTAAAAACAGActacaaatttaaaatcttttcatcATATCAGTCTTTTGAAAGAGATCAACTTAGGTGAAGTAAATATATAACACTCGATTTGTTACTGCTCTATTGAAAAGGAGGCAGATTCTATACATCTAAGTCAGTGTTTCTCCAGAAGCTTGATTTTGTCTGCCAAAAGAAAGCAGCTCTCTTTGgccaaaatgcaaaattatattgCTATAAGAAAAGTTACAAGGGAAAGTTTGAAGACACAAATGATTTAGTTTTGGCTCAAAAACTGAATTTGCTTAACACTGCTACATAATTTGGGTGAGGTTTCCTTCTGCCTGTTTTTCTTGACCtagataaatacattttgagaaaCCAAGATCTAATGAGTGTCAACTAACACTGACAGCTGTATGATTACAATAAAAGGTGAGCAGTcacttttttattgcttattaatAATTAACTTTTGCAGGTCATGAAATAATTAAGCAGGCATTGCCGCTTTCAAATTGataaaaaaagatactgaagCTTAATATCTTAATAACCCAGAGGacctaaatttataaaatacagaattaaaatgttaatctctTGGTTTCTTCCCAGACTTATATTTTAATGACTCTATAATACATTCCAAATATTCAAACTTATCAGAATTCTTGCTCACCAAATGCTTAGAAATGACATCCCTTAATTGTATAAAGTACAGAATagtatctcaattttttttaaggacaagTTAGTTTATGTTGGTTCAATTTCTTTACCGGCTTTTAAGACCAAAAATTCCCAGTAAGGAAACCAGCAACCTGATTCTAGCATTTTATTACCTAATCTTAAAGTATC is a genomic window containing:
- the CC1H2orf69 gene encoding mitochondrial protein C2orf69 homolog, which translates into the protein MWEFRLLRSPPLLLLLPQLSLGIAASRSQAETMNLGGGSGAPFSPSAEGRRSQCLQLSTVPGADPQRSNELLLLAAETAGEGPERRALPGDRAKEEPQPAPQHHVLYFPGDVQNYHEIMTRHPENYQWENWSLENVANILAHRFPNSYIWVIKCSRMHLHKFSCYDNFVKSNMFGAPEHNTDFGAFKHLYMLLVNAFNLSQNSLLSKKNVKDLNQDSKASNCRSSSSHTTNGCQGEKERTCEKFDESAMSFYPPSLNGASFTLIGFSKGCVVLNQLLFELKEAKKDKNIDAFIKSIRTMYWLDGGHSGGSNTWVTYPEVLKEFAQTGIIVHTHVTPYQVCDPMRSWIGKEHKKFVQILGDFGMQVTSQIHFAKEAPSIENHFRVHEVF